A window of the Dyadobacter pollutisoli genome harbors these coding sequences:
- a CDS encoding glycoside hydrolase family 18 protein, which produces MLRNLLLALLVLCVLSPTFSFGQTKKKYIVNGYVGGFRGLVKTEEIDVEKLTHINYAFVNVKDSLAVLTNLATDSTNFRKLNELKVKNPDLKILISIGGWAWSENFSDAVLTETSRQKFAKTSVDIIRQFNLDGVDIDWEYPAMRGEEGNIFRPEDKQNFTLMFKAIRQELDLLEKEKGRKFQLTTAVGASQSFVDNTEMGLVALYTDYIYIMTYDYGGRNGTVGHHTNLYSNGESSSADKSVKSFMAAGVPASKIVLGAAFYGKGFEAETISNHGLGEKRIKSVQGGGYTKLKDTLIDQNGYKKYYDKKAKAPYLFNDSTKVLITYDDEKSIKLKCKYVKKNDLAGIFFWEYFNDPKEYLITEISKNLD; this is translated from the coding sequence ATGCTTCGTAATCTACTCCTCGCCCTGCTTGTTCTGTGCGTGCTCAGTCCGACATTCAGTTTTGGACAAACCAAGAAAAAATACATTGTCAATGGCTACGTTGGCGGTTTTCGCGGATTGGTAAAAACCGAGGAAATTGATGTTGAAAAACTGACCCACATTAACTACGCCTTCGTTAATGTGAAAGACAGCCTCGCGGTACTGACCAACCTGGCCACGGATTCAACGAATTTCAGGAAACTTAATGAGCTGAAAGTAAAGAACCCGGATCTCAAAATCCTGATCTCAATTGGTGGATGGGCTTGGAGCGAAAACTTTTCCGACGCCGTACTTACCGAAACTTCCAGACAGAAATTTGCCAAAACAAGTGTAGATATCATTCGTCAATTCAACCTCGACGGCGTGGATATTGACTGGGAATACCCTGCCATGCGCGGTGAAGAAGGAAACATATTCCGGCCAGAGGACAAACAAAATTTTACATTAATGTTCAAGGCCATTCGTCAGGAATTGGATTTATTGGAAAAAGAAAAAGGACGCAAATTTCAGTTAACCACAGCGGTTGGGGCTTCGCAATCCTTTGTTGATAATACGGAAATGGGCCTTGTAGCGCTCTACACCGATTATATCTACATCATGACCTATGATTACGGTGGTCGCAACGGTACCGTAGGGCATCATACCAATTTGTACAGCAATGGTGAGTCGTCTTCGGCCGACAAGTCTGTGAAGAGTTTTATGGCTGCCGGAGTTCCGGCCAGCAAAATCGTTTTGGGCGCAGCATTCTACGGAAAAGGCTTTGAAGCCGAAACGATCAGTAACCACGGTCTGGGTGAAAAACGCATTAAATCGGTTCAGGGAGGAGGCTATACCAAGCTGAAAGACACGTTGATAGACCAGAATGGGTATAAAAAATATTATGACAAGAAAGCCAAGGCGCCTTACCTGTTCAATGATTCCACCAAAGTGCTGATCACATATGACGATGAAAAATCGATCAAACTGAAATGTAAGTATGTGAAAAAGAATGACCTGGCAGGGATCTTTTTCTGGGAGTATTTCAATGATCCCAAAGAATACCTTATCACCGAAATCAGCAAAAATCTCGACTAA
- a CDS encoding RpiB/LacA/LacB family sugar-phosphate isomerase, with translation MKIGLAADHGGYELKEFLKSFLIEKGHSVRDFGAFKLDKQDDYPDFVIPMAQAVVSQEVERGIAVCGSGVGASVAANKVSGVRAALINDHFSAHQGVEDDDLNLLCLGGRVTGNMAAQELVEAFLNAEFTGAERHMRRLGKVKAIEK, from the coding sequence ATGAAAATCGGACTAGCAGCGGATCACGGAGGATATGAGTTGAAAGAATTCCTGAAATCTTTCCTGATAGAAAAAGGGCACAGTGTGAGGGATTTTGGCGCTTTTAAGCTGGACAAGCAGGACGATTACCCTGACTTTGTTATTCCAATGGCCCAGGCCGTTGTCAGCCAGGAGGTAGAGCGCGGTATTGCAGTTTGCGGAAGCGGGGTAGGAGCCTCAGTAGCAGCCAATAAGGTGTCCGGCGTTCGCGCAGCTTTAATCAATGATCATTTTTCGGCACATCAGGGTGTGGAGGACGATGACTTGAATTTGCTCTGTCTGGGCGGACGGGTAACCGGTAATATGGCCGCTCAGGAACTGGTAGAAGCATTTTTGAATGCAGAATTTACCGGTGCGGAAAGACATATGCGCAGATTGGGGAAGGTGAAGGCAATCGAGAAATAG
- a CDS encoding DEAD/DEAH box helicase, translating into MKKNEPTEAVNTGTHNFTFSEFNLSDLSTTHILQNSAELPETGRRGFFEIQPTDIDINYGQFQIPGTLTESLKVVIRQNANSVNLYCDCSTPKRKLCEHQIQVLYNLMNRKDLRAFFDQKIRFEKIRQVALDYGLENEPDPDEYFKLEYTDRQLVIKPKLKELIPVNQSSVAFFQDQLITKPALDIPGAKATSEYSKTIVVLGQNKYYNHFYLELYDAQVTKDGKLKNPLTPQNPLEMVWQMDNTNAVKFHAAVSAFQNNFRKKNADSDIAGLKSIVRNPLDLDFYYHNPAVSENINAASLRPVKLEQSAIDMQLTIARKDLFFQITGYLILDGVYLDLEKVKLVYDYFVLYLDSLYLIDHEDILKTISFFRQHNQKIFIHHTKFEEFRQNLLSKIEHKIGITYSYLKPATPEQKKEQGFDQQTQKLIYLEDVGNYVMITPVMKYGDVEVPVFSRKQIYSVDNHGYPFTIERDTDAEIRFSSTLLRQHPDFEEQLGKDFFYLHRERFLSEDWFPHIFEEWRDEGITILGFNTLTKNRLNQNRAKISVHVASGINWFNTTANVQFGSQKVTLKHLHKAVKNRNKYVELGDGTLGILPEEWIEKFAKFFEAGEITGEMIQTPKINFISVAEMYEAEALAQDVKEQITFYQSAFASFDTIKPVKVPKSLKAKLRKYQKEGLNWLNFLDDFGFGGCLADDMGLGKTVQVIAFLLSQREKEVRNTNLIIVPTSLIFNWEAEVKKFAPDLKILTIYGSDRGKEITDFDRYELILTSYGTLLSDVNFLRKYHFNYIILDESQAIKNPESQRYKAARLLQSRNKLVLTGTPVENNTFDLYGQLSFACPGLLGNKTQFRNHFSIPIDRFKDNDRARELQKRINPFVLRRTKKQVATELPDKTEMVIYCEMGDEQRKVYNAYELEFYTFLNTRNEVDISRDTLHILQGLTKLRQICNSPALLNDDLFYGNSSSKIDTLIEQIESKSPQHKILVFSQFVSMLNLIRPELEKRGIAYEYLTGQTRDRAARVENFQNNADVRVFLISLKAGGTGLNLTEADYVYLIDPWWNPAVENQAIDRSYRIGQKKNVIAVRLICPGTIEEKIMELQESKKDLANDLVKTDASILKTLTQKDLLGLVARF; encoded by the coding sequence ATGAAAAAGAATGAGCCTACGGAAGCTGTAAATACGGGAACGCACAATTTTACATTTTCTGAGTTTAACCTATCTGACTTATCCACGACACATATTTTACAAAATAGCGCTGAACTGCCCGAAACTGGCAGGCGTGGTTTTTTCGAGATACAACCTACCGATATTGACATTAATTATGGCCAGTTCCAGATTCCCGGTACATTAACAGAATCCCTGAAAGTCGTAATCCGCCAAAACGCAAATTCTGTAAACCTCTATTGTGATTGCAGCACTCCCAAGAGGAAACTCTGTGAGCATCAAATACAGGTACTTTATAACCTGATGAACCGTAAAGACCTGCGCGCATTTTTTGACCAAAAGATCAGGTTCGAAAAAATAAGGCAGGTAGCATTGGATTACGGATTGGAAAATGAGCCCGATCCTGATGAATATTTTAAGCTGGAATATACCGACAGACAGCTGGTGATCAAGCCAAAATTGAAAGAGCTGATTCCCGTAAACCAGTCATCGGTCGCTTTTTTTCAAGACCAGCTGATCACAAAACCTGCATTGGACATACCCGGTGCAAAAGCGACTTCGGAATACTCAAAAACCATTGTTGTACTGGGCCAGAATAAGTATTACAATCATTTTTACCTGGAACTATACGACGCACAGGTCACAAAGGATGGAAAGCTAAAAAACCCTCTCACGCCTCAGAATCCATTAGAAATGGTATGGCAGATGGACAATACTAACGCTGTTAAATTTCATGCAGCCGTTTCTGCGTTTCAAAACAACTTCCGCAAGAAAAACGCTGACTCGGACATTGCCGGCCTGAAATCCATCGTTCGTAACCCGCTCGACCTGGACTTTTACTACCACAATCCTGCGGTTTCAGAGAACATTAATGCAGCGTCGTTAAGACCTGTCAAATTGGAACAGTCGGCGATCGATATGCAGCTGACCATTGCCCGGAAAGATCTGTTTTTTCAGATCACCGGTTATCTCATCCTGGACGGCGTGTATCTGGATCTCGAAAAGGTGAAGCTGGTTTACGACTATTTTGTGCTGTACCTGGATTCGCTCTACCTGATTGACCATGAAGATATCCTCAAAACCATTTCCTTTTTCAGGCAGCATAACCAGAAGATTTTTATCCATCATACCAAATTTGAAGAGTTCAGACAAAATCTGCTTTCGAAAATTGAGCACAAAATAGGTATCACTTATTCGTACCTGAAACCTGCCACTCCCGAGCAAAAAAAAGAGCAGGGTTTTGATCAGCAAACCCAAAAACTGATTTACCTGGAAGACGTCGGAAATTATGTAATGATCACCCCCGTGATGAAATACGGTGATGTGGAAGTGCCTGTTTTTTCAAGAAAACAGATCTACTCGGTTGACAATCATGGTTACCCTTTCACCATTGAACGGGATACGGATGCCGAAATCCGTTTCAGCAGCACATTGCTCAGGCAACACCCCGACTTTGAAGAGCAGCTGGGCAAAGACTTTTTCTACCTGCATCGCGAACGGTTTTTAAGCGAAGACTGGTTTCCACATATTTTTGAAGAATGGCGGGACGAAGGCATTACCATTCTTGGCTTTAATACGCTCACTAAAAACAGGTTAAATCAGAACAGGGCAAAAATATCTGTGCATGTTGCCAGTGGGATCAACTGGTTTAACACCACTGCGAATGTCCAATTTGGAAGCCAGAAAGTGACACTAAAGCACTTACATAAAGCCGTTAAAAACCGCAACAAATATGTAGAGCTAGGTGATGGCACACTGGGCATACTGCCCGAAGAATGGATTGAGAAATTCGCCAAATTCTTCGAGGCAGGTGAGATCACGGGAGAAATGATACAGACGCCGAAAATCAATTTCATTTCCGTTGCCGAAATGTACGAGGCGGAAGCGCTGGCGCAGGACGTGAAGGAGCAAATCACGTTTTATCAGTCTGCATTTGCGAGCTTTGACACCATTAAACCTGTCAAAGTTCCTAAAAGCCTGAAAGCCAAATTGCGCAAATACCAGAAAGAAGGCTTGAACTGGCTGAATTTTCTGGACGATTTCGGTTTTGGCGGCTGCCTGGCCGATGATATGGGTTTGGGAAAAACGGTTCAGGTGATCGCGTTTCTGTTGTCACAAAGAGAGAAAGAGGTCAGGAACACGAACCTGATTATTGTACCTACTTCACTGATTTTCAACTGGGAAGCAGAGGTCAAGAAATTCGCGCCAGACCTGAAAATATTGACGATATACGGCTCCGATAGAGGAAAAGAAATCACCGATTTTGATCGGTATGAGCTGATTCTGACATCCTACGGCACATTACTTTCTGACGTTAATTTTCTTAGAAAGTATCATTTCAACTACATTATCCTCGACGAGTCGCAGGCCATTAAAAACCCGGAATCACAGCGGTACAAGGCCGCGCGGCTTTTGCAGTCGCGTAACAAACTGGTACTGACCGGTACGCCTGTTGAGAACAATACATTTGACCTCTACGGTCAGCTTTCCTTTGCCTGCCCGGGCCTGCTGGGCAATAAAACGCAATTCAGAAACCATTTTTCTATTCCTATTGACCGATTTAAGGACAATGACCGCGCCAGAGAGCTACAAAAAAGGATCAATCCGTTTGTTCTCAGGAGGACCAAAAAACAGGTTGCGACAGAACTGCCGGACAAAACCGAAATGGTGATCTATTGCGAAATGGGCGATGAACAACGGAAAGTTTACAATGCATATGAACTGGAATTTTATACATTTCTCAACACACGCAACGAGGTCGACATTTCCAGGGATACCCTTCATATTTTACAAGGACTCACCAAGTTGCGGCAAATATGTAACTCTCCCGCTCTGCTTAATGATGATCTTTTTTATGGGAATTCGTCCTCAAAAATTGATACACTTATTGAACAGATCGAAAGCAAATCACCACAGCATAAGATCCTGGTATTCTCCCAGTTTGTGTCCATGCTAAACCTGATCCGGCCAGAACTGGAAAAAAGAGGTATCGCATACGAGTACCTCACAGGCCAGACGCGTGACCGGGCAGCACGCGTTGAAAATTTTCAGAACAATGCCGACGTACGCGTATTCCTGATCAGTTTGAAAGCAGGAGGTACCGGGCTCAACCTGACCGAAGCGGACTATGTATACCTGATTGATCCGTGGTGGAACCCCGCGGTTGAAAACCAGGCCATTGACCGCAGCTACCGGATCGGGCAAAAGAAAAATGTGATCGCGGTAAGGCTGATCTGTCCGGGTACCATTGAAGAAAAAATCATGGAGTTACAGGAGTCGAAAAAAGACCTTGCCAACGATCTGGTCAAAACGGATGCTTCTATTTTGAAAACATTAACCCAAAAGGATCTTTTGGGATTAGTCGCACGGTTTTAA